The Actinobacillus equuli genome includes a window with the following:
- a CDS encoding ParB family protein — MTKNEKRAAAIARNLNVSPIANISPSYSTVTPNHYSSEVEYITVTLDKLRPYEHNPRKTRNPNFEMIKESIRRRGLDHKPNITRRPGEDFYIIADGGNTRIQALKELFTETKDPKFWSISCEYKPWQGDSADSVEAELNILIGHLIENDTRADLSFIEKALGILQAKEYYEKKLGKSLSSRELSAELEKDGYIIHQTLIAKMERCVTHLYPHIPDVLFKGLGHTQIDKLLAIRNNADEVWHHYHLEVDTSFNSVWASSLSSCNEDSPFQVRDFQDKLITQMADLLEGKTSYESLYLEIDLDERKFKKIAAKQHEIENNVEHSLEQITQHQETVKTKPISTSTSKPSDKNSLIKEDSALIPTTPSPSEGNEDIESSGELTSNVMDFFNNAQTSIVNTSENTETELLTQISQDFGLTPGMSIQEQREKRAAENGLSFACCGRQPVEDIWQIYPARNYRSEAYSLALDIAETANINELVEHVVKNPVDYSYRMKPNDSSLSDYASFIYQLLSMLQTHDFSQSVHCNLNSHFLFDIQQSGTGIDDITLVKIFRLIRVVRHLRQGAQP, encoded by the coding sequence ATGACAAAAAATGAAAAAAGAGCGGCAGCTATTGCACGAAATTTAAATGTAAGCCCAATTGCCAATATATCTCCATCATACTCAACTGTCACACCAAATCATTACAGCTCAGAGGTGGAATATATTACTGTCACATTAGATAAGTTACGCCCTTATGAGCATAATCCTCGTAAGACACGTAACCCTAATTTTGAAATGATTAAAGAATCCATCCGCCGCCGCGGCTTAGATCATAAACCGAATATTACTCGTCGCCCAGGAGAAGATTTTTATATTATCGCCGACGGTGGCAATACTCGAATTCAAGCCTTGAAAGAATTATTTACTGAAACCAAAGATCCGAAATTTTGGTCAATTAGTTGCGAATATAAACCATGGCAAGGCGATTCTGCAGATAGCGTAGAAGCTGAATTAAATATCCTGATCGGTCATTTAATTGAAAATGACACTCGTGCAGATTTATCTTTCATTGAGAAGGCCTTAGGGATTCTACAAGCGAAAGAATATTACGAGAAAAAACTAGGAAAATCACTTTCATCTCGTGAATTATCAGCAGAGTTAGAGAAAGATGGATATATCATTCATCAAACATTAATTGCCAAAATGGAACGCTGTGTAACCCATTTGTATCCTCATATTCCTGATGTGCTTTTTAAAGGATTAGGTCATACACAAATCGATAAATTACTTGCAATTCGCAATAATGCAGATGAAGTTTGGCATCATTATCATCTTGAAGTGGATACTTCTTTTAACAGTGTTTGGGCAAGTTCATTGTCAAGTTGTAATGAGGATTCACCATTTCAAGTACGTGATTTTCAAGATAAGTTAATTACCCAGATGGCTGATTTACTAGAAGGGAAAACAAGCTATGAATCTCTTTATCTTGAAATTGATCTTGATGAGCGAAAATTCAAAAAAATTGCGGCGAAACAACATGAGATAGAAAATAATGTTGAGCATAGTCTTGAACAAATTACACAACACCAAGAAACGGTAAAAACAAAACCTATCTCTACAAGTACATCAAAACCTAGTGATAAAAATTCTCTCATTAAAGAAGATTCTGCACTAATTCCTACTACTCCTTCACCTAGTGAGGGTAATGAAGACATTGAATCTAGTGGAGAGCTTACATCAAATGTGATGGATTTCTTTAATAATGCACAAACAAGTATTGTGAATACGAGTGAAAACACTGAGACAGAACTACTAACTCAGATTTCACAAGATTTTGGTTTAACTCCAGGTATGAGTATTCAAGAGCAACGTGAAAAACGTGCAGCTGAGAATGGACTTTCGTTTGCTTGTTGTGGTCGTCAGCCAGTCGAAGATATTTGGCAGATTTATCCCGCTCGCAACTATCGCTCAGAAGCCTATTCTTTGGCTTTAGATATTGCCGAAACAGCCAATATTAATGAATTAGTTGAACATGTGGTTAAAAATCCTGTGGATTATAGCTACCGAATGAAACCTAACGATAGTTCACTTTCGGATTATGCTTCTTTTATTTATCAGTTACTTTCAATGTTACAAACACATGATTTTTCACAATCGGTACATTGCAATTTAAATAGCCACTTTTTATTTGACATTCAACAATCAGGCACTGGAATTGATGATATTACGTTAGTCAAAATTTTCCGTCTTATTCGAGTTGTACGTCATTTACGCCAGGGAGCTCAACCATGA
- a CDS encoding DUF3158 family protein: MGLISEDMYRELAKKADVNNVLKQLFSHLETEADYQILFEQVHQARTAFMDYQLEMVQRVRASELQHLPIFMIKDKSSSSGGTFLRWRSMHHTGTGETVWQPLLTDSHVPESLRNQLVAVEKDRILVNMQISIFNYILRQLSECASKIEKVENAL, translated from the coding sequence ATGGGATTAATTTCTGAAGACATGTATCGTGAACTTGCAAAAAAAGCTGATGTAAATAATGTACTGAAACAACTATTTAGTCATTTAGAGACTGAGGCAGATTATCAAATTTTATTTGAGCAAGTTCATCAAGCACGTACAGCTTTTATGGATTATCAGTTAGAAATGGTTCAGCGAGTGAGAGCGAGTGAATTACAACATTTACCCATTTTTATGATCAAAGATAAATCCTCATCATCAGGTGGGACATTTTTACGCTGGCGCAGTATGCATCATACCGGTACAGGTGAAACCGTTTGGCAACCATTACTAACTGATAGTCATGTGCCAGAATCTTTACGTAATCAGCTTGTCGCAGTGGAAAAAGATCGTATTTTAGTCAATATGCAGATTTCTATCTTCAATTATATTCTGCGACAGTTGTCAGAATGTGCATCTAAAATTGAAAAAGTGGAAAACGCCCTGTGA
- the xseA gene encoding exodeoxyribonuclease VII large subunit, producing the protein MNNILTITQLNYSVRNLLEMELGQVWLTGEISNFSQPVSGHWYLTLKDENAQVRGAMFRMKNQRVTVRPQNGMQVLVRASVSLYEPRGDYQIIIESMQPAGDGLLQQQFEQLKMKLAAEGLFAQEKKKAIPPFAKRVGIITSSSGAALQDILNILKRRDPSLAIIIYPTLVQGKEATQDIVNTIDLANRRRECDVLIVGRGGGSLEDLWCFNEEAVAHAIFRSDIPIISAVGHETDVTIADFVADLRAPTPSAAAELVSRDQQELVRQLQHQFDKLSLAFDRLWTDKQTQFEHLKLRLNAQHPARQVQMQQQRLAQFSYRLESAIHKTYLTEKQKLEQLLLRLTNQHPQRQLQQQQIQLKQIKYRLAQAIEQTLIRKQHQWKHITEQVKRNPLPHYVEKKNQQYAQLAQQLQFAIEKKLTKEQQKFQELCTKIDGLSPLKILARGYSVTQTSQGEILRSTQNLEVGAQITTKLSQGEIVSKIIKID; encoded by the coding sequence ATGAACAATATTCTTACCATCACGCAACTTAACTATTCGGTACGTAATTTACTTGAAATGGAATTAGGACAAGTTTGGCTAACCGGTGAAATTTCCAATTTTAGCCAACCAGTTTCAGGCCATTGGTATCTCACCCTTAAAGACGAAAATGCCCAAGTGCGTGGTGCAATGTTTAGAATGAAAAACCAACGAGTCACTGTTCGCCCGCAAAACGGTATGCAAGTACTGGTGCGTGCCAGCGTTAGTTTATATGAGCCTCGCGGTGACTATCAAATCATTATTGAAAGTATGCAACCTGCCGGTGACGGCTTGTTACAACAGCAATTTGAACAACTAAAAATGAAACTGGCCGCCGAAGGGCTTTTTGCACAAGAAAAGAAAAAAGCCATTCCGCCTTTTGCTAAGCGAGTAGGTATTATTACTTCTTCAAGCGGTGCGGCATTACAAGATATTCTAAATATTCTAAAACGCCGTGATCCGAGTTTGGCAATTATTATTTATCCAACGTTAGTGCAAGGCAAAGAAGCGACACAAGATATTGTAAATACCATTGATTTAGCCAACCGTCGCCGAGAATGTGATGTATTAATTGTTGGACGAGGCGGCGGTTCACTAGAGGACTTATGGTGTTTTAATGAAGAAGCTGTCGCTCACGCTATTTTCCGTTCGGATATTCCGATTATTAGCGCTGTAGGACACGAAACCGATGTGACGATTGCCGATTTTGTCGCAGATTTAAGAGCACCAACACCGTCTGCCGCAGCGGAATTGGTGAGTCGAGATCAACAAGAGTTAGTTCGTCAGCTACAGCATCAATTTGACAAATTAAGCCTCGCTTTTGACCGTTTGTGGACAGATAAACAAACGCAATTCGAACATTTAAAATTACGTTTAAATGCACAGCATCCTGCTCGCCAAGTACAAATGCAGCAGCAACGATTAGCTCAATTTAGTTATCGTTTAGAAAGTGCAATACATAAAACTTATTTGACCGAAAAGCAAAAACTCGAACAATTGTTGCTACGCTTAACCAATCAACACCCACAGCGTCAGTTACAGCAACAACAAATACAATTAAAGCAGATAAAATATCGTTTGGCTCAAGCGATAGAACAAACGTTAATCCGCAAACAACACCAGTGGAAACATATTACTGAGCAAGTAAAACGTAATCCATTACCGCACTATGTAGAAAAGAAAAATCAGCAGTATGCGCAATTAGCTCAACAGCTTCAGTTTGCGATTGAAAAGAAATTAACGAAAGAACAACAAAAATTCCAAGAGCTTTGTACGAAAATAGATGGCTTAAGCCCGCTAAAAATTCTGGCAAGAGGCTACTCTGTGACACAAACATCGCAAGGTGAAATTCTTCGTTCAACCCAAAATCTTGAGGTAGGAGCACAAATCACCACCAAACTTTCGCAAGGTGAAATTGTGAGTAAAATCATTAAAATTGATTGA
- the mltA gene encoding murein transglycosylase A, translated as MNWKAYKTWAKVTAVALLVTSCSSDKANKGQRDYQAEHAKFGAVYKGRQYIPHNFVSTPRVATNGSIVNFQDFLKQLNNVRAYADGITGRYAGTYGKVSSWIASGGKVSDLARYNIHALQMRGEDGFQNVLMTGYYSPVIHARRTPQGKYQHPIYAMPSQKRFTRSQIYDGALEGKGLELAYSDSMLDNFLLGVQGSGYVDFGDGRLNYFAYAGQNGFKYVSVGRLLVEDGEIPKEKMSIQAIREWGERNPHRVQGLLERNPSYVFFKNDPTGQVKGSAGVPLVALASVASDKSLVPSGSVLLVETPLIDRAGNWTGKHELRLMVALDVGGAVKGHHFDLYQGIGDEAGHKAGLMKHYGRVWVLN; from the coding sequence ATGAATTGGAAAGCATATAAAACGTGGGCAAAAGTAACAGCGGTTGCACTTTTGGTTACAAGTTGTTCTTCAGATAAAGCAAACAAAGGGCAGCGTGATTATCAAGCCGAACACGCAAAGTTTGGTGCGGTATATAAAGGTCGTCAATACATTCCGCATAATTTTGTCAGTACACCAAGAGTGGCTACAAATGGATCTATTGTTAATTTCCAAGACTTTTTAAAACAATTAAATAATGTACGTGCATATGCCGACGGTATTACCGGTCGTTATGCGGGTACTTACGGCAAAGTCTCATCATGGATTGCCTCAGGCGGCAAAGTATCGGATTTAGCTCGTTACAATATACACGCGTTACAAATGCGTGGTGAGGACGGTTTTCAAAACGTGCTAATGACCGGTTATTATTCTCCGGTTATTCACGCACGTCGTACACCGCAAGGTAAATATCAGCATCCGATTTATGCGATGCCAAGTCAGAAACGTTTTACGCGTTCACAAATTTATGACGGCGCGTTAGAAGGTAAAGGTTTAGAACTTGCTTACAGTGATTCAATGTTGGATAACTTCTTACTTGGCGTACAGGGTAGCGGTTATGTTGATTTCGGTGACGGTCGTTTAAATTATTTCGCTTATGCAGGTCAAAACGGCTTTAAGTATGTCAGTGTCGGTCGTTTATTAGTTGAAGACGGTGAAATTCCAAAAGAGAAGATGTCTATTCAAGCGATTCGTGAATGGGGCGAACGTAATCCGCATCGCGTACAGGGTTTATTAGAACGTAACCCGTCTTACGTTTTCTTTAAAAATGATCCGACCGGACAAGTAAAAGGTTCGGCAGGGGTGCCGTTAGTCGCATTAGCGTCAGTCGCTTCAGATAAAAGCCTTGTGCCGTCAGGCAGCGTGTTATTGGTTGAAACACCGTTAATCGATCGTGCCGGTAACTGGACGGGCAAACACGAATTACGCTTAATGGTGGCATTAGATGTCGGCGGTGCGGTAAAAGGTCATCACTTTGACTTATACCAAGGTATCGGTGATGAGGCTGGTCATAAAGCCGGTTTAATGAAACACTACGGACGTGTTTGGGTATTAAACTAA
- the cmoB gene encoding tRNA 5-methoxyuridine(34)/uridine 5-oxyacetic acid(34) synthase CmoB, which produces MIDFRPFYQQIATTNLSAWLETLPLQLKQWEKTTHGDYAKWAKIVDFMPNSTACINLKDKVESIPHAPLSVGETKQLTHHLKQLMPWRKGPYHLYGIHIDTEWRSDFKWDRVLPHLAPLKDRTILDVGCGSGYHMWRMVGEGAKMVVGIDPTELFLCQFEVVRKLLGNDRRANLIPLGIEQMQPLAAFDTVFSMGVLYHRKSPLDHLSQLKAQLVKGGELVLETLVIDGDVNTCLVPADRYAKMKNVYFIPSVDCLINWLEKVGFKNVRCVDQAITTLEEQRKTEWLENESLVDFLDPNDHSKTIEGYPAPKRAVILANA; this is translated from the coding sequence ATGATTGACTTTCGTCCTTTTTATCAACAAATCGCAACAACGAATCTGTCCGCTTGGCTGGAAACTTTGCCTTTACAATTAAAACAATGGGAAAAAACCACGCATGGTGATTATGCCAAGTGGGCAAAAATTGTCGATTTTATGCCAAATTCGACCGCTTGTATTAATTTGAAAGATAAGGTGGAATCTATTCCGCACGCACCGCTTTCCGTTGGTGAAACCAAACAGCTTACGCATCATTTAAAACAGCTGATGCCTTGGCGTAAAGGCCCTTATCATTTGTATGGAATTCATATTGATACCGAGTGGCGTTCCGATTTCAAATGGGATCGTGTTCTTCCACATCTTGCACCACTGAAAGACCGTACTATTTTAGATGTCGGTTGTGGTAGCGGTTACCATATGTGGCGTATGGTCGGTGAAGGTGCAAAAATGGTGGTAGGTATTGACCCAACTGAATTATTTCTTTGCCAATTTGAAGTGGTGCGTAAATTACTCGGTAATGATCGCCGTGCGAATTTAATTCCGCTTGGGATTGAGCAAATGCAACCGTTAGCTGCTTTTGATACGGTTTTCTCAATGGGCGTGCTTTATCACCGTAAATCTCCGTTAGATCATCTTTCACAACTTAAAGCGCAACTGGTGAAAGGTGGTGAATTGGTATTAGAAACGCTAGTGATTGATGGCGATGTGAATACTTGTCTTGTTCCAGCCGATCGCTATGCGAAGATGAAAAACGTTTATTTTATTCCGTCGGTCGATTGTCTGATTAACTGGTTGGAAAAAGTTGGCTTCAAAAATGTTCGTTGTGTTGATCAAGCCATTACAACATTAGAAGAACAACGTAAAACGGAGTGGCTAGAAAATGAAAGTTTGGTCGATTTCCTCGATCCAAACGATCATAGTAAAACCATTGAAGGCTATCCCGCGCCGAAACGTGCGGTAATTTTAGCCAATGCCTAA
- the dnaB gene encoding replicative DNA helicase — MSHKQPIELYSVDAESSVLGGLILDNSLFDEIVDVIIPNDFYLHAHQIIFKGISSLLSNAKPVDILTLEQYFKEQGILEQLGGLAYIAQLVKITPTTANFKAYIDIVVLYSKHRKLLRLGQNIISEIQVAKSAEKLDELLENIERQFTDLTLSQQTEGVIDLNETLKKVVLRMESSAQNADPVTGTPTGIQELDEVTTGGQAGDFIVIGARPSMGKTAFCQTIAYHTLEKFKDLPIQFYSMEMPAEQILQRFLAMRARVSLQAIRKADQLGEDEWAKISLAMGHILDEWKNRLLIDDEGGLTPQKLRSKVRYNIRKYGKPAAIFIDYLQLMQGSRRYENRHLEITAISQALKNLAKEVDCPVYALSQLNRSLEQRANKRPMNADLRESGSLEQDADLILFIYRDEVYNEQTEHPGTAEIIIGKQRNGPLKTVFTRFIGEYSLFENLAVTQY; from the coding sequence ATGAGCCATAAACAACCAATAGAGCTTTATTCTGTAGATGCCGAAAGCTCGGTACTCGGTGGGCTTATTCTTGATAATAGCCTCTTTGATGAGATAGTTGATGTGATCATTCCAAATGACTTTTACCTGCACGCACATCAAATTATTTTTAAAGGGATTTCTTCATTATTAAGTAATGCTAAACCCGTCGATATATTAACGCTTGAACAATATTTCAAAGAACAAGGTATTTTGGAGCAGCTAGGAGGATTAGCTTATATCGCTCAGTTAGTTAAGATTACTCCAACTACAGCTAACTTTAAAGCTTACATTGATATTGTCGTGTTATACAGCAAGCACCGCAAACTTTTAAGACTGGGCCAGAATATTATTTCTGAAATACAAGTTGCCAAATCAGCCGAAAAATTAGATGAACTTCTCGAAAATATTGAAAGACAGTTTACGGATTTAACACTCTCTCAGCAGACAGAGGGCGTTATAGATTTAAATGAAACTTTAAAAAAAGTGGTTCTTCGAATGGAATCTTCTGCCCAAAATGCTGATCCAGTTACAGGCACTCCTACAGGTATTCAGGAATTAGATGAAGTAACTACAGGTGGCCAGGCAGGAGATTTTATTGTAATTGGTGCAAGACCTTCCATGGGAAAAACTGCATTTTGTCAGACAATTGCTTATCACACCTTAGAAAAATTTAAAGATTTACCTATTCAATTCTATAGCATGGAAATGCCGGCAGAACAAATTCTGCAACGTTTTCTAGCTATGCGAGCTCGAGTGAGTTTACAAGCTATCCGTAAAGCAGATCAGTTAGGTGAAGATGAATGGGCAAAAATCTCACTTGCGATGGGGCATATTCTAGATGAATGGAAAAATCGTTTACTCATTGATGATGAAGGAGGACTCACCCCTCAAAAATTACGTTCGAAAGTTCGTTATAACATCCGCAAATATGGTAAACCGGCGGCAATTTTTATTGACTACTTGCAATTAATGCAAGGTTCTCGTCGTTACGAAAATCGTCATTTAGAAATTACCGCAATTTCTCAGGCGTTAAAAAATTTAGCGAAAGAAGTGGATTGCCCCGTTTACGCTCTCTCACAACTTAACCGGAGCTTGGAACAACGCGCAAATAAACGTCCTATGAATGCCGATTTACGAGAATCAGGCTCCTTAGAACAAGATGCGGATCTCATTCTGTTCATTTACCGAGATGAGGTCTATAACGAACAAACTGAACATCCTGGTACTGCAGAAATTATTATCGGAAAACAACGTAATGGTCCGTTAAAGACAGTATTTACGCGATTTATCGGTGAATACTCACTCTTTGAAAATTTAGCAGTAACACAATACTAG
- a CDS encoding STY4528 family pathogenicity island replication protein, whose product MKITQQNKRTEHGLLFFGNQHETVPTRLLHDPYLTPRAKFAWQLIKCNAREFQSGLFPSYDVLGKLLSDKPYTESRLSEKAITQTLYLLRLTRWLTLCETVRNEKGYVMGNVYLLHDEPIPILDAIQLNDEYLTFLEKCANHHDGLVNSVANHIIEHLLSDKTQWHYVSHLESMQVRYREYQQRIAQIPQDSSLPKKELQNLQQNILTSNMEVRDKNVEVREKSAKNLTSNMEVRDKNEANSLILDSLPLGKSGKQYSTSTLYINKYCTGNAEELIWPAEISLSTVEKNMAAKAMNGLDLGLCRAILLEAQQRIIQKQDVKKPSGYLYTLIQKAHQGNFKPYYFELGQQVSNKPISVKPVSIANKSNAIGTTQEKKISPMERERLVKQMKQLRMQLCPN is encoded by the coding sequence ATGAAGATAACCCAACAAAATAAGCGAACAGAACATGGATTACTCTTTTTTGGTAATCAACATGAAACTGTACCGACACGTTTATTGCATGATCCTTATTTAACACCTAGAGCAAAATTTGCCTGGCAACTGATTAAATGCAATGCGCGAGAATTTCAAAGCGGACTCTTCCCGTCTTATGACGTATTAGGAAAATTATTATCAGATAAACCTTATACAGAGAGCCGATTATCTGAAAAAGCGATTACACAAACGCTTTATCTTTTACGTTTAACTCGTTGGCTTACGTTATGTGAAACTGTAAGGAACGAGAAAGGTTATGTAATGGGTAATGTTTACCTATTGCACGATGAACCAATTCCTATTTTAGATGCAATTCAATTAAATGATGAATATTTAACGTTTTTGGAAAAATGTGCTAACCATCATGACGGGCTTGTAAATAGTGTAGCTAATCATATTATTGAACATTTACTTTCTGATAAAACGCAATGGCACTATGTATCGCATCTCGAAAGTATGCAAGTTCGCTATCGTGAATATCAACAACGTATAGCACAAATACCTCAAGACTCGTCTTTACCAAAAAAAGAACTGCAAAATCTTCAACAAAATATCCTAACTTCCAATATGGAAGTCAGGGATAAAAATGTGGAAGTCAGGGAAAAATCAGCTAAAAACCTAACTTCCAATATGGAAGTCAGGGATAAAAATGAGGCTAACTCATTGATTTTAGACTCTCTTCCATTAGGGAAGTCAGGAAAACAGTACAGTACTAGTACTTTATATATTAATAAGTACTGTACTGGAAATGCAGAAGAATTAATTTGGCCAGCAGAAATCTCGCTTTCTACGGTAGAAAAAAACATGGCTGCTAAAGCGATGAATGGATTAGATTTAGGCTTATGTCGAGCTATCTTGCTAGAAGCCCAACAACGCATTATTCAAAAACAAGATGTAAAAAAACCTAGTGGGTATTTGTACACCTTGATACAGAAAGCACATCAAGGCAACTTTAAACCCTATTATTTTGAGCTTGGGCAACAAGTATCAAATAAACCGATCTCTGTAAAACCAGTATCCATAGCAAATAAATCAAATGCGATTGGAACAACGCAAGAGAAAAAAATCTCTCCAATGGAGCGAGAAAGATTAGTCAAACAGATGAAACAGCTACGGATGCAACTTTGCCCCAATTAA
- a CDS encoding PFL_4669 family integrating conjugative element protein produces MTTTPESQLGPLRSEIKFTLHTQYAHKLWTGRNSTKDENGKITQSSILSMPNALKLIGQIQQDAAQDDPYADDYLLRFEEKVLTYRQEMQQLVDKLVGIYADRLPESIEFERCTNVSPISYPIYVNSQLGYQLLYLLGDFDNLARVTMTAAHIALLTRSDAQEWLEAGAVLIRRCFGVIENYKHSGITRKDAQENNARYQAAIKRMGYEVPDYVITGERRADYAPFIRHNSLLGDENEQAVESHVTASTKQE; encoded by the coding sequence ATGACGACTACACCTGAATCTCAACTTGGTCCGTTACGTAGTGAGATTAAATTTACCTTACATACCCAATATGCGCATAAATTATGGACAGGTCGAAATTCTACGAAAGACGAGAATGGTAAAATTACTCAATCATCTATTTTGAGTATGCCAAATGCTTTAAAACTAATTGGGCAGATCCAGCAAGATGCTGCTCAAGATGATCCTTATGCTGATGATTATTTATTACGATTTGAAGAAAAGGTACTAACTTACCGTCAAGAAATGCAGCAATTAGTGGATAAGCTAGTAGGGATTTATGCGGATAGACTACCAGAAAGTATTGAGTTTGAGCGTTGCACTAATGTATCACCTATTTCTTACCCAATTTATGTCAATTCTCAATTAGGCTATCAATTACTGTATCTTTTAGGTGACTTCGATAATTTAGCTCGAGTAACCATGACTGCCGCACATATTGCGTTACTTACTCGTTCAGATGCACAAGAATGGCTAGAAGCAGGAGCTGTCCTAATTCGTAGATGTTTTGGCGTAATTGAAAACTACAAACATTCTGGTATCACTCGTAAAGATGCGCAAGAAAATAATGCACGTTATCAAGCTGCAATTAAACGAATGGGATATGAAGTACCAGATTATGTGATTACCGGTGAGCGACGTGCGGACTATGCTCCTTTCATTCGTCATAATTCTCTATTAGGCGATGAGAATGAACAAGCCGTTGAGAGCCATGTTACAGCAAGTACAAAACAGGAATAA
- a CDS encoding DUF2857 domain-containing protein has protein sequence MIKQTTINEALLANVLLNLREGNVRSCLNLGFSEDELKAINQLTLDELFYIGHSTVQFAKVEINHDAFWKLLAVAQENAEEQQVIDRALLLGASIEMLNQYFGLSTSAVSARRQLLGKEEKMGRKAAATDEEQELIWNLWKKYQATIENLHSLEGLELLSLIAEESNINLTVVWKLVCEWQSN, from the coding sequence ATGATTAAGCAAACAACTATTAATGAAGCCTTGTTAGCCAATGTACTACTTAATCTACGAGAAGGTAATGTTCGTTCTTGTTTAAATCTAGGCTTTTCGGAAGATGAGCTTAAAGCAATAAATCAATTAACTTTGGACGAATTATTTTATATCGGTCATTCCACAGTTCAATTTGCAAAAGTAGAAATTAATCATGATGCATTTTGGAAATTGCTTGCTGTTGCACAAGAAAATGCAGAAGAGCAACAAGTTATTGATCGCGCACTCCTACTTGGAGCTTCTATCGAAATGTTGAATCAATACTTCGGGTTATCTACTTCAGCTGTTTCTGCTCGTCGCCAATTACTTGGCAAAGAAGAAAAAATGGGCAGAAAAGCGGCAGCAACGGATGAAGAGCAAGAATTGATTTGGAATCTATGGAAGAAATACCAAGCAACGATAGAAAATCTTCATTCATTAGAAGGATTGGAGTTGCTAAGTCTTATTGCGGAAGAAAGCAATATAAACCTTACTGTCGTTTGGAAGCTTGTTTGCGAATGGCAAAGTAACTAA
- a CDS encoding ParA family protein gives MNLLQNASNKPFVITVASTKGGSAKSTNAANIGAFCAEHGLKTLLIDTDTQPTLSSYYALDYQAPGGTYEFLHFRDVEPSHIISKTQIPNLDLIQSNDPSNKISPMLRDSPDGALRFSLLLSKIDGYDVVIVDTRGTRDITVDMSVLAADVLFCPILPHILSAKEFIRGTIGMYQDLQTFANFGFTLPPLKAVINCVDHTNDVKFVSEHLHTLFATEFDASKTLLDFTVPDKVAYREAATFSIPVYKQNRAEYKTIQQLCSLLMPQFAQSHFMGKE, from the coding sequence ATGAATTTATTACAAAACGCTTCAAATAAGCCCTTTGTTATTACTGTAGCTTCAACTAAAGGCGGCTCGGCAAAAAGTACAAATGCAGCAAATATTGGTGCATTTTGCGCTGAACATGGCTTAAAAACTCTTCTCATTGATACTGATACCCAACCTACATTAAGTTCTTATTATGCTTTGGATTATCAGGCTCCTGGTGGCACTTATGAATTTCTACATTTTAGAGATGTAGAACCGTCACATATCATTTCTAAAACACAAATTCCTAATCTTGACTTAATCCAGTCAAACGACCCATCAAATAAAATTAGTCCTATGTTACGAGATTCGCCAGATGGTGCACTTCGCTTTAGCTTACTTCTAAGTAAAATTGATGGATACGATGTAGTCATTGTAGATACTCGTGGTACTCGCGATATTACCGTAGATATGTCTGTATTAGCTGCGGATGTTCTTTTTTGCCCTATTCTTCCACATATTTTGTCTGCAAAAGAATTTATTCGCGGCACGATTGGGATGTATCAAGATTTGCAGACTTTTGCAAATTTTGGGTTCACCCTCCCTCCATTGAAAGCTGTCATTAATTGTGTTGATCATACTAATGATGTGAAATTTGTTTCAGAACATTTACATACGCTATTTGCAACAGAATTTGATGCTTCCAAAACATTACTAGATTTTACAGTTCCAGATAAAGTGGCCTATCGTGAGGCTGCAACATTCTCTATCCCGGTATACAAACAAAATCGAGCAGAATATAAAACAATCCAACAACTCTGTTCATTGCTGATGCCTCAATTTGCTCAAAGCCATTTTATGGGTAAGGAGTAA